From Oncorhynchus clarkii lewisi isolate Uvic-CL-2024 chromosome 26, UVic_Ocla_1.0, whole genome shotgun sequence, the proteins below share one genomic window:
- the LOC139385213 gene encoding uncharacterized protein, with the protein MNFRSCLSVAVIWFLSSSQSNSVLHSGIRYLSVTRGGSVTIPITDGQCPESDFGLCTERKGPVVTYENNVITEGPNYLGRIQLMNDSSGCTVVIHNVTKEDTETVYYTDGGLPGQLRIVLEMTNMTESSTTTAAPQPSTTTRGGSTESLTTTAAPQQSSTTPGLLVEHLAGLVPLGGLVVVVVVCIRICKNKKLKEEPPLAELQVLNQNTSMATAEQ; encoded by the exons ATGAATTTCCGCAG TtgtctgagtgttgcagtcatcTGGTTCCTGTCTTCCAGCCAGTCGAACTCCG TGCTACACTCAGGTATACGTTATCTTAGTGTAACCAGAGGAGGGTCCGTAACTATACCAATAACTGATGGCCAATGTCCTGAGTCGGACTTCGGATTATGCACAGAGAGGAAAGGCCCAGTGGTCACTTATGAGAACAACGTGATCACCGAGGGGCCAAATTATCTGGGCAGGATCCAGCTGATGAACGACTCCAGTGGCTGTACTGTTGTAATTCACAATGTAACCAAAGAAGATACAGAGACAGTTTATTATACAGACGGAGGTCTTCCAGGTCAACTGAGAATTGTACTTGAAATGACAA ACATGACTGAGAGTTCAACCACTACAGCAGCCCCACAACCATCTACAACCACACGAGGAG GTAGCACTGAGAGTCTGACCACCACAGCAGCCCCACAACAATCTTCAACCACACCAG GTCTACTTGTGGAACATCTTGCTGGGCTGGTACCTTTAGgggggctggtggtggtggtggtggtatgcaTCAGGatatgtaaaaacaaaaagtTGAAGGAAGAACCTCCCTTGGCCGAGCTCCAAGTTCTAAATCAAAACACATCAATGGCCACAGCAGAACAATGA